One Angustibacter luteus genomic window carries:
- a CDS encoding type IV toxin-antitoxin system AbiEi family antitoxin domain-containing protein, with the protein MPPNLDQLAEAQAGAVSRSQALTSGLSGSAIAHRCSSGRWQPLYPGVYASYSGPLVPQTRAWAALLHAGAGSVLSHRSAAFEQRLLDIAPDLAEVTVRATHRVTPQPGIVLHRTRHLEARRHPARRPPQTRVEDTVLDLVEAAQDEDEVIGWLTRGVQRRLTTPDRLSAAAVARGRLRHRRLVGAVLAEVVDGIASPLELRYARDVERRHGLPRGRRGLADRQRGRRVYRDVAYEEFTTYVELDGVLYHRDQQLRDDERDNELVVRGAASLRYGWAQVNGRPCLVAGQVGAVLQCRGWTGRILRCGPRCSAA; encoded by the coding sequence GTGCCGCCGAACCTCGATCAGCTCGCGGAGGCTCAGGCAGGTGCGGTCTCGCGCAGCCAGGCACTGACGAGCGGGTTGAGCGGATCGGCGATCGCTCACCGGTGCTCGAGCGGACGCTGGCAACCGCTCTACCCCGGCGTGTACGCCAGCTACTCGGGCCCGCTGGTGCCGCAGACCCGCGCGTGGGCAGCGCTGCTGCACGCTGGTGCCGGCTCGGTGCTGAGCCACCGATCGGCCGCCTTCGAGCAACGACTGCTGGACATCGCCCCCGACCTCGCGGAGGTGACCGTCCGCGCGACGCACCGCGTCACGCCGCAGCCCGGGATCGTGCTGCACCGCACCCGGCACCTGGAGGCTCGACGTCACCCGGCCCGGCGCCCTCCGCAGACCCGCGTCGAGGACACCGTGCTCGACCTGGTCGAGGCCGCCCAGGACGAGGACGAGGTCATCGGCTGGCTCACCCGAGGCGTCCAGCGTCGCCTGACGACGCCGGACCGGCTCAGCGCCGCCGCCGTCGCTCGCGGGCGGCTGCGACACCGCCGGCTCGTCGGGGCCGTGCTGGCGGAGGTGGTGGACGGCATCGCCTCCCCGCTGGAGCTCCGGTACGCGCGGGATGTCGAGCGCCGCCACGGGCTGCCGCGCGGACGTCGAGGCCTCGCCGATAGGCAGCGTGGCCGGCGGGTGTACCGCGACGTGGCCTACGAGGAGTTCACCACCTACGTCGAGCTGGACGGCGTGCTGTACCACCGCGACCAGCAGCTCCGGGACGACGAGCGGGACAACGAGCTGGTCGTTCGCGGGGCCGCGAGCCTGCGGTACGGCTGGGCGCAGGTCAACGGGCGACCGTGCCTCGTGGCGGGCCAGGTCGGGGCGGTGCTTCAGTGTCGCGGCTGGACTGGACGGATCCTCCGGTGCGGTCCGCGATGCAGCGCCGCGTGA
- a CDS encoding lysophospholipid acyltransferase family protein, whose product MFYWLMKTVVLGPILRLIFRPWVTGVDHVPVEGPAILASNHLSFSDSIFLPLLLDRKVTFLAKADYFTGRGPKGRATALFFRLADQLPIDRGGGRASEAALNTGLRVLNKGDLLGIYPEGTRSPDGRLYRGKTGVARMALEGGVPVIPVVMVGTDKAQPIGRKLPKITRIGVRIGEPLDFSRYEGMEGDRFVLRSITDEIMYELMQLSDQEYVDVYAASMKERLAAARRGKTVSLPGDPEDESADVDPADPASAELELEDPAADIGPAEPEPPARAAG is encoded by the coding sequence GTGTTCTACTGGTTGATGAAGACCGTGGTCCTCGGTCCCATCCTGCGCCTGATCTTCCGGCCCTGGGTGACCGGGGTGGACCACGTGCCCGTCGAGGGCCCGGCGATCCTGGCCAGCAACCACCTGTCGTTCTCGGACTCGATCTTCCTGCCGCTGCTGCTCGACCGGAAGGTCACCTTCCTCGCGAAGGCCGACTACTTCACCGGGCGCGGCCCCAAGGGACGGGCCACGGCCCTGTTCTTCCGGCTCGCCGACCAGCTGCCGATCGACCGCGGTGGCGGCCGGGCCAGCGAGGCGGCGCTCAACACCGGACTGCGGGTGCTCAACAAGGGCGACCTGCTGGGCATCTACCCCGAGGGCACCCGCTCGCCCGACGGACGGCTCTACCGCGGCAAGACCGGCGTCGCCCGGATGGCCCTCGAGGGCGGTGTCCCGGTGATTCCCGTCGTCATGGTGGGCACCGACAAGGCCCAGCCGATCGGACGCAAGCTGCCCAAGATCACCCGGATCGGCGTGCGGATCGGGGAGCCGCTGGACTTCTCCCGCTACGAGGGGATGGAGGGCGACCGGTTCGTGCTGCGGTCCATCACGGACGAGATCATGTACGAGCTCATGCAGCTCTCCGACCAGGAGTACGTGGACGTGTACGCGGCGTCCATGAAGGAGCGGCTCGCGGCGGCCCGGCGCGGGAAGACCGTCTCCCTGCCCGGTGACCCTGAGGACGAGAGCGCGGACGTCGATCCCGCCGATCCTGCAAGCGCTGAGCTCGAGCTCGAGGACCCGGCCGCCGACATCGGCCCCGCCGAGCCCGAGCCTCCGGCCCGCGCCGCCGGCTGA
- a CDS encoding alpha/beta hydrolase, producing the protein MPGAEPFSSDGGDVGVLVCHGFTGSPQSMRPLAQSLAAEGFSVRLPRLPGHGTTWQEMNRTQWADWLACAESAFAELVDSCDRVFVAGLSMGGALALRIAERQAPHVAGLALVNPCVTLGDPRLVALPVLKHVLASLPGIASDIAQPERTELAYDRTPLKALHSFVQAFPEVVRDLPQVTQPLLLMRSAVDHVVPAKSSQLVLSRVSSKDVTEIVLERSFHVATLDYDADVIERETLAFIRRVTG; encoded by the coding sequence ATGCCCGGAGCGGAGCCGTTCAGCAGCGACGGCGGCGACGTCGGCGTGCTGGTGTGCCACGGCTTCACCGGGAGCCCGCAGAGCATGCGTCCGCTGGCGCAGTCGCTGGCCGCCGAGGGCTTCAGCGTCCGGTTGCCGCGGCTGCCCGGTCACGGCACGACGTGGCAGGAGATGAACCGCACGCAGTGGGCCGACTGGCTGGCCTGCGCCGAGAGCGCCTTCGCCGAGCTCGTCGACAGCTGCGACCGGGTGTTCGTGGCCGGCCTGTCCATGGGTGGCGCCCTGGCCCTGCGCATCGCCGAGCGACAGGCTCCGCACGTGGCCGGCCTGGCCCTGGTCAACCCGTGCGTCACCCTCGGTGACCCGCGCTTGGTGGCCCTGCCCGTGCTCAAGCACGTGCTCGCGTCGTTGCCGGGCATCGCCAGCGACATCGCCCAGCCGGAGCGCACCGAGCTCGCGTACGACCGCACCCCGCTCAAGGCGCTGCACTCGTTCGTCCAGGCGTTCCCCGAGGTGGTCCGGGACCTGCCGCAGGTGACCCAGCCGCTGCTGCTGATGCGCTCGGCCGTCGACCACGTCGTCCCGGCGAAGAGCTCGCAGCTGGTGCTGTCCCGCGTCTCCAGCAAGGACGTGACCGAGATCGTGCTGGAACGCAGCTTCCACGTGGCGACGCTGGACTACGACGCCGACGTCATCGAGCGCGAGACCCTCGCGTTCATCCGACGAGTGACCGGGTGA